Proteins encoded in a region of the Shewanella polaris genome:
- the pflB gene encoding formate C-acetyltransferase: protein MTDKTELFANAWEGFVAGDWKTEVNVRDFIQQNYTPYEGDESFLADATDATLALWDKVMEGIKQENQTHAPVDFDTEMVSTITSHEAGYINKDLETIVGLQTDAPLKRAMLPNGGIRMVEGSCKAYGRELNSDVKYTYSELRKTHNQGVFDVYTPEIMDCRKSGILTGLPDAYGRGRIIGDYRRIALYGIDYLMQDKFAQFSSLQAQFESGEDLSSVIQLREEISEQHRALGQMKVMAAKYGCDISVPAKNTKEAIQWTYFGYLAAVKSQNGAAMSLGRTSTFLDIFIERDLKSGAITEQQAQEMVDHFVMKLRMVRFLRTPEYDELFSGDPIWATESIAGMGLDGRTLVTKSSFRFLHTLYNMGPSPEPNITVLWSTKLPQGFKSYCAKVSIDTSSIQYENDDLMRPDFESDDYAIACCVSPMILGKHMQFFGARANLAKTMLYAINGGVDEKLKTQIAPKADPITADVLEFDDVMSRLDGLMDWLATQYVSALNAIHFMHDKYSYESALMALHDRDVRRTMACGIAGLSIAADSLSAIKYAQVKPIRDEDGIAVDFDIQGDYPKFGNNDARVDDIACDLVERFMAKIRDKKMYRNAIPTQSILTITSNVVYGKKTGNTPDGRRSGAPFAPGANPMHGRDENGAIASLTSVAKLPFAHAQDGISYTFSIVPNALGKDDTGRRTNLASLMDGYFLSRPNREGGQHLNVNVMNREMLEDAIVNPDKYPQLTIRVSGYAVRFNALTPEQQQDVITRTFTKGL from the coding sequence ATGACAGATAAAACCGAACTATTTGCCAACGCGTGGGAAGGTTTCGTAGCTGGCGATTGGAAAACAGAAGTTAACGTACGTGACTTTATCCAACAAAATTACACTCCATATGAGGGTGATGAATCATTCTTAGCTGATGCTACTGATGCCACATTAGCTTTGTGGGACAAAGTCATGGAAGGCATCAAGCAAGAAAACCAAACTCATGCCCCTGTCGATTTCGACACAGAAATGGTTTCAACAATTACCTCTCATGAAGCTGGTTACATTAATAAAGACCTTGAAACCATCGTTGGGTTACAAACTGATGCACCATTAAAGCGTGCCATGCTACCTAATGGTGGTATTCGTATGGTTGAAGGTTCATGCAAAGCTTATGGTCGTGAACTTAACAGTGATGTTAAATATACTTATTCTGAACTGCGTAAAACTCACAACCAAGGCGTATTTGATGTTTATACCCCAGAAATTATGGATTGTCGTAAATCTGGCATATTAACGGGCTTACCTGATGCTTACGGCCGTGGCCGTATTATTGGCGATTACCGCCGCATTGCTTTGTACGGTATCGACTACCTAATGCAAGATAAGTTTGCTCAATTCAGCTCTTTGCAAGCACAGTTTGAATCTGGTGAAGATTTATCAAGCGTGATCCAATTACGTGAAGAAATATCTGAACAACATCGTGCGTTAGGTCAAATGAAAGTGATGGCGGCCAAATATGGTTGCGACATTTCTGTACCTGCAAAAAATACTAAAGAAGCTATCCAATGGACTTACTTTGGTTACCTTGCTGCAGTCAAAAGCCAAAATGGCGCGGCAATGTCATTAGGTCGTACTTCAACTTTCTTAGATATCTTTATTGAACGTGACTTAAAGAGTGGCGCTATCACAGAGCAACAAGCTCAAGAAATGGTTGACCATTTCGTGATGAAATTACGTATGGTGCGTTTCTTACGTACACCAGAATACGATGAGCTTTTCTCTGGTGACCCAATTTGGGCAACTGAATCTATCGCGGGTATGGGTCTTGATGGTCGCACTCTAGTGACTAAATCTAGCTTCCGTTTCTTACATACTTTATACAATATGGGCCCAAGCCCAGAGCCAAACATTACCGTATTATGGTCAACTAAATTACCACAAGGTTTTAAAAGCTACTGTGCAAAAGTGTCAATTGACACTAGCTCAATTCAATACGAAAACGATGATTTAATGCGCCCAGACTTCGAGTCTGACGATTACGCCATCGCTTGTTGTGTTAGCCCAATGATTTTGGGTAAACACATGCAGTTTTTCGGTGCTCGCGCTAACTTAGCAAAAACCATGTTATATGCCATTAACGGTGGTGTTGACGAAAAACTGAAAACCCAAATCGCGCCAAAAGCAGACCCAATTACAGCCGATGTTCTTGAATTTGATGATGTCATGTCACGTCTTGATGGATTAATGGACTGGCTTGCCACGCAATATGTGTCTGCACTAAATGCGATTCACTTTATGCATGACAAATATTCTTACGAGTCTGCGTTAATGGCATTACATGACCGCGACGTACGCCGCACAATGGCTTGTGGTATTGCCGGCTTATCAATTGCTGCCGATTCATTATCAGCAATTAAGTATGCTCAAGTTAAACCTATTCGGGACGAAGACGGCATCGCTGTTGATTTTGATATCCAAGGCGACTATCCAAAATTTGGTAACAATGATGCTCGTGTAGATGACATTGCTTGCGACTTAGTTGAACGCTTTATGGCTAAAATTCGCGATAAGAAAATGTATCGTAATGCGATTCCAACACAGTCAATCTTAACCATCACTTCAAATGTAGTTTATGGTAAGAAAACCGGTAACACTCCTGATGGTCGTCGTTCAGGCGCACCATTTGCTCCTGGTGCTAACCCAATGCATGGTCGTGATGAAAATGGTGCTATTGCTTCATTAACATCAGTGGCTAAGCTTCCTTTTGCCCACGCACAAGATGGTATTTCTTATACTTTCTCTATCGTGCCAAATGCATTAGGTAAAGATGACACTGGTCGTCGTACTAACTTAGCGTCGTTGATGGACGGCTACTTTTTAAGTAGACCAAACCGTGAAGGTGGTCAACACTTAAACGTTAACGTCATGAACCGTGAAATGCTAGAAGATGCAATTGTTAATCCTGATAAATATCCGCAATTAACCATCCGAGTATCGGGCTATGCAGTTCGCTTTAATGCGCTTACCCCAGAGCAGCAACAAGACGTTATTACGCGGACATTCACTAAAGGTCTGTAG